The genome window GTGCACCGGCTGGTCGAGCGCCGGGCGGCCGAGCAGCCCGCGGCGATCGCCGTGCGCACCGCCGGGCAGGAGTTGAGCTACGGCGAACTCGACCTGCGGGCCGACCGGTTGGCCGCCCACCTGGTGGCCCAGGGCGCCCGCCCGGGCGAGCTGGTGGCGGTCTGCCTGCCGCGCGGCGCCGAGCTGGTGGTCGCCGAGCTGGCCGTGTTGAAGAGCGGCGCCGCCTACCTGCCGCTGGATCCGGCGAACCCGCCCGGCCGGTTGGCGGCCGTGCTGGCAGAAGCCCGGCCGCTGGCCGTGGTGACGGGCCCCGAGCATCCCGAACTACCACCAGGCGAACTCGTTCTGACGGTCGATCAGCCCGACTGCGGCAGACCGCTCGCCGCCGATCCGCGACCCGCCGACCTCGCCTACGTGATCTACACCTCCGGCTCCACCGGCACGCCCAAGGGCGTGATGATCGAGCACCGGTCGTTGGCCAACCTGGTCGCCTGGCACTGCGAGGAGTTCGCCCTCGCCCCGGGCGACCGCTGCACGCTGATCGCCGCCCCGGGCTTCGACGCCTCGGTCTGGGAGATCTGGCCCGCGCTGGCCGCCGGCGCCACCCTGGAGGTGCCCGACCCGGCCACCGTGCTGGCGCCCGCCGAGCTGGCCGCCTGGCTGGCCGAGCGGGCCGTGACCAGCTGCTTCGTGCCCACCCCGCTGGTCGAGCGGCTGGCCGCCGCCCCCTGGCCGGCCGGTGCCCCGCGCACCGTGCTGACCGGCGGCGACCGGCTGCACGGCCTGGGCCCGGGCGAGCTGCCGTTCCGCCTGGTGAACAACTACGGCCCGACCGAGAGCACCGTGGTGGCCAGCTCCGGCCCGGTCGGCCCGGAGCGGCACGGCGCGCTGCCGGACATCGGCCGACCGGTCCCGGGCGTGCAGGCCTACGTGCTGGACGAGGAGCTGCGGCCGGTGCCGACCGGCACCGCGGGCGAGCTCTACCTCGGCGGCACCGCGCTGGCCCGCGGCTACCTGCACCGGCCCGAGCTGACCGCCGACCGCTTCGTGCCGCACCCGTTCTCCCCCGACGCCCCGGGCGCCCGGCTCTACCGCACCGGCGACCTGGTCCGCTGGCGGGCCGACCGCACCCTCGACTTCCTCGGCCGCAACGACCAGCAGCTCAAGCTGCGCGGCTTCCGGATCGAGGCCGGCGAGATCGAGAACGCCCTGCGCGCCCACCCCGGCGTGTCGGACGCCGTGGTCGCCCTGGCCGACGAGGCGCTCACCGCCTACCTGGTGCCCGCCGACCCGGCCGCCCCGCCGGACCGCGCCGAGCTGCACGAGCAGCTGACCGGCCGGCTGCCCGGCTACATGCGCCCGCACGAGTACCGGCTGCTGGACGCCCTCCCGCTCACCGTCAACGGCAAGGTGGACCGGGCCGCGCTGCCCGGCCTGGGCGTCCAACTGGCGGCCCGCCGGCGCGAGTCCGATCAGGCCACGCCGCTGGAGCAGCGGATCGCCGAGGTCTGGGCCGAGGCGCTGGGCCACCGCGGGTTCGGCACCCGGGACAACTTCTTCGACCTCGGCGGCCACTCGCTGATGCTGGCCGGGGTGCGGGAGCGGCTGGCCCGCGAACTCGACCGCGAGCTGGGCGTCCTGACCCTCTTCGAGCACCCCACCATCGCCGCCCTGGCCCGCCACCTGACGCGGTCCCAGGTTCCGGCGCCCACCGCCCCCGCGGCAGCGGCCGACCCCGCCGCCGCCCGGCTGCGCCGTGGCACCGCACGGCTCAAGGCGCTGCGCGCCCAGCACACCCGGAAGGACTGAGAGTTGACCAGCACCACTGCCACCACCGAGTACGCCGGCGACGCGTCGGACACCCACCTCGCCGTCGTCGGACTCGCCTGCCGGTTCCCCGGCGCGACGACGCCGGAGGAGTACTGGGCGAACCTGCTGGCCGGCCGGGACGGCATCCGCCCGTTCACCGCCGAGGAGTTGCGCGAGTGGGGCCACGACCCGGCCGCGCTCGACGACCCGCGCTACGTGCCGATGCACGGGGTGCTGGACGGCGTCGGCGAGTTCGACGCCGAGTTCTTCCAGTTCACCACCCGCGACGCCACCCTGCTCAACCCGCAGCACCGGATCTTCCTGGAGTGCGCCTGGGAGGCGCTGGAACGGGCCGGCTACGACCCGCGCGCCGTGCCCGGAGCGGTGGGCGTCTACGCGGGGGCCGGCCGCAACGGCTACCCGATGCTGGTGCGCGAGCAGGCCGACCGCTTCCCCGGGCTGGACGACCTGGCGCTGGCCATCTCCAACGACCCCGAGCACCTGCCCACCCGGGTCTCCTACAAGCTCGGCCTGACCGGCCCCAGCATCGCCGTGATGACCGCCTGCTCCTCCTCGCTGGTGGCCGTGCACGAGGCCGGCCGGGCGCTGCTGGCGGGCGACTGCGACGTGGCGCTGGCCGGCGGCGTGACGCTGCGGCTGCCCCGCTCGGGCTACCGGCACCTGGCCGGCGGCACGATGTCCCCGGACGGCCGCTGCCGCACCTTCTCCGCGGACGCCAAGGGCATCGTGGGCGGCGACGGCGCGGGCGTGGTGGTGCTCAAGCGGCTGGCCGACGCGCTGGAGGACGGCGACCACGTGCACGCCGTGATCCGCGGCTCGGCCGTGAACAACGACGGGCACGAGCGCGCGGGCTTCACCGCGCCGGGCGTCGGCGGCCAGACCGAGGTGATCCGGCTGGCCCACCTGGCGGCCGAGGCCGAGCCGGCCTCGATCTCCTACGTCGAGGCGCACGGCACCGGCACCCCGGTCGGCGACCCGATCGAGGTCGGCGCGCTGGCCCAGGCCTTCCGCGGCGACGACGGCTCCGGCGAGCCGCTGCCGGCCGGCTCGGTGCTGCTCGGCTCGGTGAAGACCAACATCGGCCACACCGACACCGCCGCCGGCGTGGCCGGGCTGATCAAGGCCGTGCTGGCGCTGGAGCACCGCACCGTGCCGCCGACGCTGAACTTCACCGCGCCCAACCCGGCGATCGACTTCGCCGCCACCCCGTTCACGGTGAACACCGAGGCCCGGGAGTGGACGGCGGCCGCGGGCCCGCGCCGGGCCGGGGTCAGCTCCTTCGGCATCGGCGGCACCAACGCCCACGTGGTGCTCGAAGAGGCGCCGGCCGCACCGGAGTCCGCCACGGACGACGCCAGCCGGCTGCTGGTGCTCTCGGCCCGCACCCCGGCCGCGCTGGCCGCCGCCGCGCGCCGGCTGGCCGAGCACCTGCGCCGCGAGCCCGGGCTGCCGCTCGCGGAGGTGGCCTGGACGCTGCAGACCGGCCGGCACGCCTTCGCGCACCGCCGTCACCTGGTCTGCACCTCCACGGCCGAGGCGGTCGCGGCGCTGGACGCGCTGGACGCGCTCGATGCGCTGGACGCGCCCCAGGAGTCGGCCGAGCCGACGTCCGGGCTCGCCGACGTCCTCGCCCGCCTGGAGACCACCACTGGCGTCGAACACGCGGCGCTGCTGGACGAGTTGGGACGGC of Kitasatospora viridis contains these proteins:
- a CDS encoding non-ribosomal peptide synthetase, yielding MPGNAPRRPEFSPLSAAQQRLWFFWQLRPESSDYHVPLATRLRGPLEPAALERAVARLAERHSMLRASFPLRDGAPVLRVPAALAVPLPVTDLTDLPEPARERALAEAVDRLALAPFDLCEGPLLRAGLVRLGPQEHVLVLSFHHIVVDGWSLGIVQRDLAEDYAAALDAARDGAGPLLAEPLPEPAHDYRDYTEAERSPAASVRRTEALAYWRGELAGAPDRLDLPTDWPHPKVASSDGAAAPFPIAPQLALRARELAMRQRVTRFVVLLAAHAVLLGRLSGDAEVVIGVPVSGRTRLADEGLVGLFVNMLPVRVRLRPQATFAELLVQVRDTFLAAHEYQDLPFQQLVEELVPERLTSRHPVFQSVFTYEDQSGPQLGLQGLAASPVPVRIDTAKFELTLHVAFGAEAAQGWTGYRADLFAPRTAELFGERYLRLLTAALAAPDTPIAQLPVLGEREERTLLSGAGRPPAPTEECVHRLVERRAAEQPAAIAVRTAGQELSYGELDLRADRLAAHLVAQGARPGELVAVCLPRGAELVVAELAVLKSGAAYLPLDPANPPGRLAAVLAEARPLAVVTGPEHPELPPGELVLTVDQPDCGRPLAADPRPADLAYVIYTSGSTGTPKGVMIEHRSLANLVAWHCEEFALAPGDRCTLIAAPGFDASVWEIWPALAAGATLEVPDPATVLAPAELAAWLAERAVTSCFVPTPLVERLAAAPWPAGAPRTVLTGGDRLHGLGPGELPFRLVNNYGPTESTVVASSGPVGPERHGALPDIGRPVPGVQAYVLDEELRPVPTGTAGELYLGGTALARGYLHRPELTADRFVPHPFSPDAPGARLYRTGDLVRWRADRTLDFLGRNDQQLKLRGFRIEAGEIENALRAHPGVSDAVVALADEALTAYLVPADPAAPPDRAELHEQLTGRLPGYMRPHEYRLLDALPLTVNGKVDRAALPGLGVQLAARRRESDQATPLEQRIAEVWAEALGHRGFGTRDNFFDLGGHSLMLAGVRERLARELDRELGVLTLFEHPTIAALARHLTRSQVPAPTAPAAAADPAAARLRRGTARLKALRAQHTRKD
- a CDS encoding beta-ketoacyl synthase N-terminal-like domain-containing protein; the protein is MTSTTATTEYAGDASDTHLAVVGLACRFPGATTPEEYWANLLAGRDGIRPFTAEELREWGHDPAALDDPRYVPMHGVLDGVGEFDAEFFQFTTRDATLLNPQHRIFLECAWEALERAGYDPRAVPGAVGVYAGAGRNGYPMLVREQADRFPGLDDLALAISNDPEHLPTRVSYKLGLTGPSIAVMTACSSSLVAVHEAGRALLAGDCDVALAGGVTLRLPRSGYRHLAGGTMSPDGRCRTFSADAKGIVGGDGAGVVVLKRLADALEDGDHVHAVIRGSAVNNDGHERAGFTAPGVGGQTEVIRLAHLAAEAEPASISYVEAHGTGTPVGDPIEVGALAQAFRGDDGSGEPLPAGSVLLGSVKTNIGHTDTAAGVAGLIKAVLALEHRTVPPTLNFTAPNPAIDFAATPFTVNTEAREWTAAAGPRRAGVSSFGIGGTNAHVVLEEAPAAPESATDDASRLLVLSARTPAALAAAARRLAEHLRREPGLPLAEVAWTLQTGRHAFAHRRHLVCTSTAEAVAALDALDALDALDAPQESAEPTSGLADVLARLETTTGVEHAALLDELGRHWVRGAEVDWDRLLGDAPRRRVPLPTYPFERRDLLVRPEPFAAAAPEVQAVASEGDEPIGGVEERLALLFGKVLGEAEGLTERDFFELGGDSLTAVQLISLIEDEFGVAPELEAVFDFPTVGELSGVINELLDLLHTGDDPAATK